A window of the bacterium genome harbors these coding sequences:
- the rplL gene encoding 50S ribosomal protein L7/L12, translating to MATAIKSKEEIIDAISNMTVLELSELVKELENKFGVSAAIPMAMGPTVTQAIPEAEKEEKTEFDVVLASFGENKIQVIKEIRTITSLGLKEAKELVEGAPQPVKKGIPKEEAEEIKKKLEAAGAKVEIK from the coding sequence ATGGCAACTGCTATTAAAAGCAAAGAGGAGATTATTGATGCTATCTCTAATATGACAGTTCTGGAACTCTCAGAATTAGTTAAGGAATTAGAGAATAAATTTGGGGTCTCTGCGGCAATTCCTATGGCGATGGGACCAACGGTAACACAAGCCATCCCAGAAGCAGAAAAGGAAGAAAAAACTGAGTTTGATGTTGTTTTAGCCAGTTTTGGTGAGAATAAAATCCAGGTGATAAAAGAAATTAGAACTATTACCTCTTTAGGATTAAAAGAAGCTAAAGAATTAGTAGAAGGCGCTCCACAGCCAGTGAAAAAAGGTATTCCAAAAGAAGAGGCTGAAGAAATTAAGAAAAAATTAGAAGCCGCAGGAGCGAAGGTAGAGATTAAGTAA
- a CDS encoding clan AA aspartic protease, producing MGLTKVTTKLVSLQVPGENYENVFLVDTGATDSMAPADELEKIGVEKKGKMSYELADGTVKEYPFGLVQIEFMGEITAGRVIFGESGAEPILGVTALESVGIMVDPVNKTLKRLPAIPLK from the coding sequence ATGGGTTTGACAAAAGTTACTACAAAACTTGTTAGTTTACAAGTTCCAGGAGAAAATTATGAAAATGTCTTCCTCGTCGATACAGGTGCAACCGATTCTATGGCTCCAGCGGATGAATTAGAAAAAATTGGTGTTGAAAAAAAAGGTAAAATGTCTTATGAATTAGCAGATGGAACCGTAAAAGAATATCCGTTTGGTTTAGTTCAGATTGAATTTATGGGAGAAATCACAGCAGGGCGGGTTATATTTGGTGAATCTGGTGCAGAGCCAATTTTAGGGGTAACCGCACTTGAATCAGTTGGAATAATGGTTGATCCAGTGAACAAAACATTGAAAAGATTACCTGCTATTCCCTTAAAGTAA
- the rplJ gene encoding 50S ribosomal protein L10 translates to MRPAIIKKEKQVSELKEKLSNTSSAILTDYRGLTVKEITDLRRKFRSAGIEYKIIKNNIIFRAVKESNLDALSEYLQGPTAIAFSLNDPVAPVKFLIDFSKEYKKLELKAGIIQGKVLKADELTQVSKLPPKEVLIAQVVGGMKAPLVGVVNVLSAPIRSLVNVLKAIEGKK, encoded by the coding sequence ATGCGACCAGCAATTATTAAAAAAGAAAAACAGGTTAGCGAATTAAAAGAGAAATTATCTAACACATCTTCGGCTATTTTAACAGATTATCGAGGTCTAACCGTTAAAGAAATTACAGATTTAAGACGCAAATTCAGAAGCGCAGGCATAGAATATAAAATCATAAAAAACAACATCATCTTTAGAGCGGTTAAAGAAAGTAACCTCGATGCCTTAAGTGAATACCTACAGGGACCTACGGCCATTGCTTTTAGTCTAAATGACCCGGTGGCTCCTGTTAAATTCTTAATAGATTTCTCCAAAGAATATAAAAAACTTGAACTTAAAGCAGGGATTATTCAGGGTAAGGTTCTAAAGGCTGATGAACTAACCCAGGTATCCAAGTTACCACCTAAAGAAGTATTAATTGCCCAGGTAGTAGGGGGAATGAAAGCACCGTTAGTCGGTGTAGTTAATGTCTTAAGTGCGCCAATAAGGTCATTGGTTAATGTATTAAAGGCGATTGAGGGGAAAAAATAA
- the rplA gene encoding 50S ribosomal protein L1 has protein sequence MARCGKKFLEKSKLVDKEKLYDIDEALDLLKQTSCAKFDESIEIAIRLGVNPKHADQQVRSTVILRHGTGKSQRIAVFAKGEKVKEAEENGVEIVGAEDLIDRIKKGFLDFDVAIATPDMMRDVGQLGKILGPRGLMPNPKAGTVTFDVEKTIKEIKKGKIEFRCDSFGIVHSAIGKVSFSKEMLYDNFKDFVLAILKVKPATVKGQYVKGIALSTTMGPGIKLDTKVTKRLLEEG, from the coding sequence ATGGCTCGTTGCGGTAAAAAATTTTTAGAAAAAAGTAAACTGGTTGATAAAGAAAAATTATATGATATTGATGAAGCACTTGACCTGCTTAAACAAACCTCGTGTGCTAAATTTGATGAATCAATAGAGATAGCGATAAGGTTAGGCGTTAACCCAAAACACGCTGACCAACAGGTGCGTTCTACGGTAATTCTAAGGCATGGCACAGGTAAATCTCAACGAATAGCGGTTTTTGCTAAAGGAGAAAAGGTAAAAGAGGCAGAAGAAAATGGTGTGGAGATAGTTGGTGCCGAAGACTTAATTGACCGTATAAAAAAAGGGTTTTTAGATTTTGATGTCGCTATCGCTACCCCAGATATGATGCGTGATGTCGGACAACTCGGTAAAATCCTTGGACCACGAGGACTTATGCCTAATCCAAAAGCAGGCACCGTCACCTTTGATGTCGAAAAAACAATTAAGGAGATTAAAAAAGGTAAGATTGAATTTAGATGTGATTCGTTTGGGATAGTCCACTCGGCTATCGGCAAAGTCTCATTTTCAAAGGAAATGCTTTATGATAATTTTAAAGATTTTGTCTTAGCTATCCTTAAGGTGAAACCAGCCACGGTTAAAGGGCAATATGTTAAAGGTATCGCTTTATCTACAACAATGGGACCCGGCATAAAACTTGACACAAAGGTAACAAAGAGATTGCTTGAAGAAGGCTAA
- the rplK gene encoding 50S ribosomal protein L11 — protein sequence MAKKKKVVKEIKLQIPGGRANPAPPVGPALGQAGVNIMEFCKEFNAQTSNQEGLIIPVVISVHEDRTFSFVLKTPPAAVLLAKAAGIEKGSGVPNKQKVAKLNIEKVKEIAKMKLKDLNAYDIDQAARQIMGTAKSMGIEIEGG from the coding sequence ATGGCAAAAAAGAAAAAGGTTGTTAAGGAGATTAAATTACAGATACCGGGTGGAAGGGCTAATCCCGCTCCACCCGTAGGTCCTGCATTAGGACAGGCAGGGGTAAATATTATGGAGTTTTGTAAGGAGTTTAATGCACAAACATCCAATCAGGAAGGTCTAATTATCCCGGTAGTCATCTCCGTGCACGAGGATAGAACATTTTCCTTTGTTTTAAAAACACCACCTGCGGCTGTCCTTTTAGCTAAAGCCGCGGGGATAGAAAAGGGCTCTGGAGTGCCTAATAAACAAAAGGTAGCAAAACTTAATATCGAAAAAGTAAAAGAGATTGCAAAGATGAAACTTAAAGATTTAAACGCTTATGACATTGACCAGGCGGCACGACAGATTATGGGCACGGCTAAAAGTATGGGAATTGAGATAGAAGGGGGATAA
- the nusG gene encoding transcription termination/antitermination protein NusG: MSKNWYVIHTYSGYENKVKTNLEQRLQSMGLGDKIAQIVIPTEEVTEIRGGKKRKVPRKFFPGYVLIEMEMADDTWHIVRHTPGVFGFVGDKNKPIPLSEVEVKEIIHGAIPGVSRLKPSLKFEKDEPIRVIQGPFTNFIGTVGEIDQKQGKLRVMMNILGRITPVEVEFHQVEKL; the protein is encoded by the coding sequence ATGAGTAAAAATTGGTATGTTATTCATACTTATTCTGGATATGAAAATAAAGTAAAGACAAATTTAGAGCAACGACTTCAATCAATGGGACTGGGAGATAAAATCGCTCAAATTGTTATTCCTACTGAAGAAGTTACTGAAATACGCGGTGGCAAGAAAAGAAAAGTCCCAAGGAAATTTTTCCCGGGGTATGTATTGATAGAAATGGAAATGGCTGATGACACATGGCATATTGTCAGACACACACCTGGAGTATTTGGATTTGTTGGCGATAAGAACAAACCAATTCCATTGAGTGAAGTAGAGGTTAAAGAGATTATTCATGGAGCAATACCAGGAGTTTCGAGATTAAAACCTTCTTTAAAATTTGAAAAGGACGAACCCATCCGGGTTATTCAAGGACCTTTTACTAACTTTATTGGAACGGTTGGAGAGATAGACCAAAAACAAGGAAAATTAAGAGTGATGATGAATATCCTCGGTAGAATAACACCGGTCGAAGTAGAATTTCATCAAGTGGAGAAATTGTAA
- the secE gene encoding preprotein translocase subunit SecE — MKEKIKELIFKAKKFLNEVWTEVNPKQGKVSWPDRKTIIGSTAVVIICVLIITLYIYLADVIFIVVVNQLIGRR; from the coding sequence GTGAAAGAGAAAATAAAAGAACTAATTTTTAAAGCAAAAAAATTCCTGAATGAGGTCTGGACCGAAGTTAATCCAAAACAAGGTAAGGTTTCCTGGCCTGACCGTAAAACAATTATTGGTTCTACGGCGGTAGTTATTATCTGCGTCCTGATTATCACTTTATATATTTATCTTGCTGATGTTATTTTTATTGTCGTGGTTAACCAGCTTATTGGTCGGAGGTAG
- the rpmG gene encoding 50S ribosomal protein L33 yields the protein MPREIIILACSECKNRNYSTTKNKKKHTEKLELKKYCRTCRTHTLHKETK from the coding sequence ATGCCACGAGAGATAATTATTCTGGCATGTTCAGAGTGTAAAAATCGGAATTATTCTACAACCAAAAATAAGAAAAAACATACAGAAAAACTTGAGTTGAAAAAATACTGTCGAACTTGTAGAACTCATACACTACATAAGGAAACGAAGTAA
- a CDS encoding tetratricopeptide repeat protein: MRGIKFLFLWVMIFILVAPIISSAQTLAETKEKAKKRFDTGYQLYFKSNFEGAEKEFSKAIELDPSNPEYHFFLAKSYYKQKNSSKAIDELRLAIGIKPEYLQSHLLLGDIYFEGENWTEAEKAYLKAGELDDKNFDANFKVGQVYIKLKNVDKAITHLSKAKRLNGSEPYVSFYLGQAYLEKEEISLAVSEFDNAIRLQTNNPLFYYWRGNAFFAAGDYRDPNDYNWRSVVDYQQTIEFGLATPYVYFMFGNTLLNRAFYCLTVKRDTDSLDLLERSIVKYQEVTALEPNASNAYNNLGLAYYYLGRLDEAIEAYRKAIDLEPVVAFFHDNLADVYYKKADFNEAIAQWKLIQELDPNYVLSDVYFPTPQKPIKEKLREATRRK, translated from the coding sequence ATGAGAGGAATAAAGTTTCTCTTTTTATGGGTTATGATTTTTATTTTGGTCGCACCAATAATAAGTTCAGCCCAGACGCTGGCAGAGACAAAAGAAAAGGCAAAAAAGAGATTTGACACAGGCTATCAGTTGTATTTTAAGAGTAATTTTGAAGGAGCGGAGAAGGAATTTAGTAAGGCAATTGAATTAGACCCGTCAAATCCGGAGTATCATTTCTTTTTAGCGAAGAGTTATTATAAGCAAAAGAATTCTTCTAAAGCGATTGATGAACTCAGGCTGGCAATCGGGATTAAGCCTGAATATTTACAGTCTCATCTACTTTTAGGTGATATTTATTTTGAAGGAGAAAATTGGACAGAGGCAGAGAAAGCCTATTTAAAAGCAGGTGAGTTAGATGACAAAAATTTTGATGCCAATTTTAAAGTAGGACAGGTTTATATCAAACTAAAAAATGTAGATAAGGCGATTACACATTTAAGTAAGGCAAAGAGATTAAATGGAAGTGAACCTTATGTTTCGTTTTATTTAGGTCAGGCTTATCTGGAAAAAGAGGAAATCTCTTTAGCGGTAAGTGAATTTGATAATGCGATTCGACTCCAAACCAATAATCCACTTTTCTATTATTGGCGAGGGAATGCCTTTTTTGCCGCAGGAGATTATCGAGACCCAAATGATTATAATTGGCGCTCGGTGGTAGATTATCAACAAACCATAGAATTTGGATTGGCTACTCCGTATGTTTATTTTATGTTTGGGAATACCTTACTTAATCGGGCATTTTATTGCCTCACGGTTAAGAGAGATACAGATAGTTTAGACTTATTGGAACGGTCAATTGTCAAATATCAAGAGGTAACTGCATTAGAACCAAATGCTTCTAATGCCTACAATAATTTAGGGCTTGCTTATTATTACCTGGGTCGATTGGATGAGGCGATTGAGGCATATAGAAAGGCAATTGACCTTGAGCCAGTGGTAGCATTCTTCCATGATAACTTAGCGGATGTGTATTACAAAAAGGCTGATTTTAATGAGGCAATTGCTCAGTGGAAGTTAATTCAAGAATTAGACCCAAATTATGTCTTAAGTGATGTCTACTTCCCTACGCCACAAAAACCCATTAAAGAGAAATTACGAGAGGCAACAAGAAGGAAATAA